In Chelonia mydas isolate rCheMyd1 chromosome 7, rCheMyd1.pri.v2, whole genome shotgun sequence, the sequence TGGACGCAAGGAGGTCCTCAGCCCAAGACATGGCGTCCAGCTTAGTAGCCAGGCACCACCTATGGCTTCAACCCTGGAAGGTGGATATTCACTCTAAGCAAGTCCTGTGCTTGGCTCCTTTGTTTCTGGAGAAAAGCAGAATAAGGTGGTGgctaaaaatacagaaaaatccaAACAGCCTCTCCTTTCCCCACTAAAGGCCCTCTGGAGAGGATATATATAGGCCTTCAAAGAGAGGTGCTTCTTTCACTCATCAGCATAGAGGTACCAGAAGATTCCccaaaggaaaacagaagaatCGAGGTCCAGTGGTGAGGTGAAGTCTCCAGAAGGACCTcattccccatcccccccagttCACTTCATGACAAAGACTGCAGAGGCCTCTACCCAGAACTGAATCTAGGAGGCAGGATTTCCCATTTCCTAAAGAAATGGTTTTCATCAGACAAGTGGGTCAGTCAGATAGCGAGCCAGGGATACTCCCTCGAATTGGGGGATCCACCTCACCTGTTCTTCACCCAGTCACTCAGCTCCAATGACCCCATCGAACAACCTGATTCAGAACAAAATATCTCATCTTCTAGATATAGGAGTCAGAGTGTTCCCACAGAAGAAAGGTTCTTCTGGTTCCCTCCCACAGACTTCGGAGGTTCACCCTGGCAGCATAACATCCAGTACCGAACATTCCAATTCAGCCTGTCGTTGGTTCCGGGGGATTTTAGAAAGATGGTGGTGGTGATAACAGCCAGACTCAGGTTGCAGGGAACTCGTGTACACTGGAATGATATCATGATCAGAGCACCATTGCAGTCAGCAGTGCAAAGGGCCACATCTTCGATATTGAACCTTCTCCAGGAGCACAGCTTCATCCTCAATGCCAAGAAAAGCTCTCCTGTTCAATACAGAAAGTTACTTTCTTGCTTCAGAGCCACACAAGGCCTGCCATAGCATTCTGCCTCCAACTGGCTGGACTCCTAGTGTCATGCATCATTCCCTGGGCACAATCAAATATCAGAAGTCTTCAAGCCATTATATGAAAGGTGTGGGATCACTGCACAGAACACATGAAAAATAAGTATAGGTTTGAATACAGGTGTTCAGCTCCTTACAGTGGTGGTCTGCCCATGACAATGACCACAAAGGCATGCCCATCTGCCTTCCAGATCCTTTAGTCCCTGCAATCAATACCAGCCTGGAGGGCTGGGGAGCTCACTGGGGGAACCTTAAGATCCCAAGTTCTGTAGAGCCACAGCATAAACCTCTTGGAGCTGGGACTGGTCAAGATAGCACAGCAAAGATTCCCGCCCATCCTAAGGAGAAACTATATCCTGTTTCAATAAGACAATACAACTAAACCACCAAGGGAGAACAAGGAGAACACTACACAGGGGAGCAATAGAAATAATGAGGTGGGCAGAGCagttcctcctttccctcagaGCGATCCACATCAAAGAGGACCTGAATCAAAAGGCAGAGTGGCTCAGCAGATGGAGGGGCAACAACTCCAAGTCGAGCTTGAATCAGGAGATTTTTGATCTCATCGTTCAGATGTTTGGCCTCCCTCCCACCTGTTTGCAAATCATAAAAATGCAGAGCCCAGAATACTTCACAAAAGATGCAGACCCTAGTGTGAGGTTTTGGGGATCAgtcagaccagtgaggggttctGTCCCTGTAACTCGGGTGCCTTAATGCTGTACTGCCATGGCTCAGAATCCTGACATCAGTAGCCAGCCCACAAGCAAAGATTTCActttggcttccaccagcctagttactTTGCGAGGTGATCCCAACAGCCTTTTCAGTCACAGATCTCCCCAACTTTATCTATCCAGAGTTCTTAGCTACCAGCCTCTCAGACTTTTCCCTCTGGTTCATCAGCCCTGAACGTGTGAAAACAGCCTCCCCATTATAATTCACTTTGGCGCACACACTCCACAAACGAGAGACCTGTTTTGggtaaaaataaaaagagcaaacagaaaaaaaatcacagattcaaagatgaaataataAGGTAAAGCAAACACATACAAGTTACAGAAAATAACAAAGATGCTATTTCAGACTTTACACTTCTATATCTGACATATTAGAAAAGTGAATCTAAGTTATCTATTCCCGCTGAACGGTTTCATAGCAGAggctgtccctcagtttctggatgaaGACTTCAATTTTAAGTCTCCtttaaaggcttttttaaaaaaacaaaaacaaaaaaacccccaacatttcccctcctcctggcATGGACACTCGTGGTTACATTGGGCAGTAGGGAGTTCTAAGTTTTTTCCCATTAACCCTAAAGGCCCCTCATTTGTCTTCTTTTGTGGGTTGTACAACACTAGGTGCTCCCCTTCCTGCCTGACTCCTCCCTCCCTGACTACTTCATTGTTCTGAGATGatgaagttgcaccagtttacgATCACAATTTTCTACATATGTATATACACAAGTGTACAGGTTATGGTTATGGATGTATCAATGTCAGTGAACATCCAGTTCAGAATATTAAAAGCTTTCATGAAAGACCTTTCTTGACATTTTTATGCATAGTAACATTGTATAAAACCAGCAGTTATGCaagctttacagcttggaaattGCTCCTGCTTGCTGCCAGATGAGTTGAGGTGTAGCCAGACCGTGTGGCACCATATTGATCTGCCTCTGCGAGCTGCAAAGAGAGCAGAGTAACCCCAGATGTCCAGAACTGTAGAAGACACTGCTAGCTGAAAGAAAATTATCAGTAAGAAAATTTCCATTTCATCTATAGCTCTCAACAGTactttatccctgttttacagctggggaaacaggcacagagggTGAAATGATTtgtcaaggtcacccagcagggtgaggcaggaacagaacctaggtctcccgaatcccagtctagtgctctagccactagacaacaTTGCCTTCCCTTATCAAAAGGAGTTTTATACAACTGATTACAGCATACAAATCTTAAAATGTTCTAAAGGGAGGATCTTCTTGGATATGCTTGTTGCATTTAAACATCAATACATTATGTGGGAAAGAAGAGTATCAAAGGATAGATCAAAAAGGGAAATTCTGACAACTGTAAATTCTGATACAAAGATTCAGGACAGTTATACTTTTCATTTCCTCACATAACTGAAAATTACTCGTTCCTACAGATTTATCCTCCCTCTCAGAAATGTTTGCATAAAATAAGGATCCTTATTTCctaaactgaacatttttaccTGCCAAGATGAGAACTTGGAACTTAATTTCTCTTGCAATATTTGTAGACAACACATATAGGCTTgaagaattcaattttttaaaaaattgactgaTTATATTGATgtatttgtaagcattttttcaatttatccatttaaattttcacaattgtgggaaattttttttgcggGAGTCCGACCATTTATGACAGCACatattgaaattcaaaaagttaaaattgtCAACATCAGATGTCAATACACACTGAGTAAACAGATTTAAATCAAACCAGTAAGTTATCAAGGAGCATTTTTCCtactttacctatctgtaaatttctatcatcatcgaattttttttttaaaatcagtttgggtGTACACAGTAAAATCAACATTTATTAGCTTTTACTGATAAATATGCTAATCCATCCAGTACTACAAATATCTAACGCTAACAATATTTCTCCTGTTTATACCTCCCACTTGAAATCATACTATAATCCTGTCTCCCTAAGTACTTAAGATACCATGGTGTTGGGTGCAGTATAACAATCTACCTAGAAAACAGACAATGGAAATCTCGCTCCCACCAGTGCCAATGGAAGTTTTCATCCGGACTTCAACTGGGTCAGGATCAAGACTAACTTGAAAAGAATAATGTGGTGTTCCAAACTGATTTCAGATACCAAACAATTGATTTTATTaatctcaatttttatttttgtgcaaatatttgaaaactgGAGTGGAAGAATCCCACCCACCAAAACAAAAGGACAAGAAAAATTGTTTCCAAGTAAGATGCATTGAAAGCTTTTCATGAACCACCAGCTGTTTAAccaaagaaataatttaaattcTTTTATATAATCTCTCTTACAAAATCCTTTAGTTTTCTCCTAATCCTACTCATGGTTTGGGGTTTGCTGGACGCAACCACAATGGCTCTGTAATAGGCAGCCCAACTGTATTTACAGTCCTCTAGTATGGTGATATGTCCTTCTGAATTAAGGATCTGACCTTACGAACACATAGTCCCGATCTATACTAGAAAATGAGTttggtttaactacattggtCAAGGGTGTGAGAAATCCATACCCGAGTCATTTCAAGCCGACATAAGTCCCTGTGTAAACAGCACTAgatcgatggaagaatttttccatcaacctggctactgtctcttggggaggtggactgCCTACAGTGACAGGCGAACCCCTCATGTCGGCCGTAcataatgtctacactgaagcactactgtagcgttttaagtgtagacaagcccttacacatTTAAATTTGCTCAGTGGAAAAttagtgggactactcaagtgGACCAAGTGAAGTGCAtaagaagtgtttgcaggagatTCTAGAGGCTTTTGCTAAATATACTTGGTCATTTCCCTTTCCTAAGGAGCATACTAATTTAACATGGAAGTCTACAATGAATTATGTTGGCAGAACTCAACTAGAATTTCAGAagcaaaaataaggaaaaagttgTCAAAATACACAGAGCACGTTCAggtaaacatttaaaatttattaaactttttGGTCAAAATAATTGAACAAGTATATACAATCCCATTGTATTAGCTCTATTATGTATTTTAAGAACAAGGTCAAATCTAATGCTTAAATGACCTAGTTCCACATTTCAAGATTTGCAAATAGTGTCACAACCAATATACAGtataagatttttatttaaactttattCATAGAACCCCAAAAAGTTAGCTGTATTTACTAGCTTATTGTGAACAAGAGTGGCACTATGGACATTAAttgagagggaaggaacagagacATTTTTCTCTTGCATATCCATATCTGGTTGAGTAATCATAATACaccttcattttattaaaaatggagTGTAAACCACACTTCTGTATTTCATCAGGGAGGCTCAAAGGATCCGATTTTCAGAAGACACCTCTGATTTTGCAGGCACATTTTATAGCCTTTACATATCTAGGTAATTTGATGCTATTAAAATGTGCCTGCAATTATTTCAGGTACAATTTTACACCCACACCTGTTTTGGGTGAAAAACTGATGGATGAGTTTCAGGCCCTTTTGAAAGAGAGTACCAAGAATTATTCTTTAACCTTCTGTTGTCAACAGGAACAGACATTACCACAAATGCATTTCACATCAGTATGTAGCCTCCATATAACCTGATCTCATGGTCTCAACGGGTTACAATATGTTAAAATTTGTTATGTTGTGCTGCTGTTTGGCATAataagttaatttttttaactgcaacGTGAAATTCAATATACATATTATGccaaatttttaatatttaaaataaagtatatttttttccaaaacaagtAGTACtaaccaggttaaaaaaaaaataatgcacataAGGTATGTGTCTATGTCGAACATTTGAGAGGCATCTGTTAAACCGGATTTTTAATTGTTAAAGCAGCAATTTTGTTGAATGTTTTAagatattttttccttctttctattATGGCTCTAGATAACTTTATACCAACCTTTTCAATCTCCTACTTTTTGTATAAAGTATGATGTAATTTTACAGGAAACCAACACAATTTCAACTAATGACAGTTTTGTGGAAACTAATTTTAGAGTTTGAAATATTTCATACTACACAAATCTGTTCATACCTGCCTGTCAAAAATCAATGTTCTGGGACAAACTTTTCAAATCTTCCCATCAGAATTATTTTTCACAACCTCAATACATgcgataaaaaaataaaaagactgaaTACATACTTTcagatttaaaaacactttttatagtttgttatttttattaagtGGTTTACACCAGAAGGTGTGGTTATAGATACAGTTGGTGAGTAAATATACATGGAAACCTGCCTACAAACCCAACTCAAGACCTACCTAAGTGCTCAGAGATAAAAACACCTAAGCCTAGATAAAAGGCCAGAGAAGGAATGTTTACAGGCATAAAGCACAATAAATGTTTTGAAAGGCCCAAATATTACAGCAGAGAAAGAGCGCAGAGacagaaattacatttttatgaCAAGTTTTCTTCTTGGGTGTTAAATTTTTGGTCTATAAACTGGAAAGGAAGGCTCAgacttaaataaatacatttgagtATTGGCCTTTATTGAGCACTGTCCATCAATTCTGCTTCTAGTGGGCTTTTTCTTGTTGAAAATTGCAACTCACATCCCCCTCACTGAAGGCAGAACTACACCACGAACTCAAAACCAGGCAAGCTTCTCTCCTTTATCTATAAAGGGAAGTAAGTGCATCAATGTTCTTTACTGGTAGGACAACAAGGCCTTCTTTTTTACAGAAACAACTGAGCTTAACTATGCAAGAAGACGACTTTGTCCTCAAATAAGCCATCTTTAGTTAATTTTGTCCTGGAATATATACAAGTTATTGGTGGCAGCTACAGCAATGATGTTCTCTGTGGGGTGCCATGCTGTATGAAGGATCTTCTTGTTGAAGTCCAGACTGTCAACACTTAtctcatctttctttctcttaCCACCTGTACACACTTTGCGTGGCTTTAAGATGGCACGAGGTTTGCTACTTTCTCTTGATGCTTCTAATGTAATATCCCGTCGTGTGTTACGGTCAAACATCCTAAAGAAATTGTTGTAGGAGCCAGTCATAATAGCACTGTTTAAAaccagaagaaaaggaaatattttacttGGATTACTAAAGACCATAATATATTATTCCACTCCAGTATACCTCATTTATTTCTTCTGTGCACAGAATGAATGACTGCCAGGGCTCAAGTTTAAAACTAGAACCTTGCACTATATTCTTTTCTCTTACTTTATGTCCTTCCTCATTGCCACTCCTTTGATCCATCTTCCCACATCATCATTTATTTCATACATCACATTCACCACTGCCTCCTCTccagctctctccccacccccttgctaTCCTACACATCCTCTCCCCTCACTGTCTCTTCTATTACAGACACAGACAAATCACTCATGACCTTTCCCTGCTCTAGCCCTCTGGACCAGCACAAGAAGAAGTGGCTGGTGAAGTAGCAGCACCCTCCCTGTCACAGCTGACAGCAGAACTGCCCCTATTCCTACTGTAGTATTATCCCTTCCCTACTCCCTCTTCATCCTACAGCACTGGAAGCAGCCAGGGGGAAAGGTAGTCCTTGAGCAACCACCCAATTCCAGCTAGCAGTGCCAGAAATGCAGGGCAGCTCTCCTGCACTGCAGACACTTGGATGTGTATTTCAAAACTGCTTCCTGGAGCCCAAAGCCACTTCCCAGATACCAGTTATGTCTACCTTCCCCTGATGAGAACAAATTATAAAAGTTAACACAAATATCTACATCACAGTGAAAATTCAATAATTGAGAACAGTGTAAAACGAGTTGACTAATATCAAAATATAAGGAATACTATACTGATTGGATTATACCAGAGAAGGAGAGAACTTCTCTGGGGTGGAAACAGCGCCACATAAATTGTGTAACAAGAACGACATCAGAGCCTTAATTATAGAACAGATTTGTTTATCTATAACAGTCTAAACCTATGATAGTTCTTTTGACTTTGAGAAATCAAAAAGGTAATGCAGGTAACCTTTCGCctgaaaatttcagaaaatgatCAACTTTGTTGAAAGATATTTAACTCTTGTATTAGCAGAAATGTAAACAGATTGACAACTCCTTTCTGGAACTTGATACGAGCAGGGTAGGACTGCTAATATTCCAAGTGAGATTTTTGCTATGACCCTAATAAGTTCTTTGTCATGGTTACAGATGTAGCTGCACCTATGTCCCCTTTCTGATCTCTCTGAGTGCACTCCTTCAGGTGTTAGGCTCATTCTTATACCTATCCCAGGGTGGAATTTTGCAATGCTCCCTCTCCTTGACTGGGACCTGGGCTACAGTACCCTATCAAACATTTTTGCCCTGCAGATCTTCCTGTGTTTGCGCATCAggttcttcccttcaggaatCTGTGACCAGAGGTCTATATTGACCGAAcagctttcttaaaacaaaagcatTGTTTATTTTGCTGCAGAAACAAAGCCTTAGGGgacaaaaggattttaaaataaataagtctATATGCATGTCTATCTTATTTCAGAGTCCCATCATCCCATGATGGGGACATATGCAGGTCTAGCTTTCCCAGAAACTTGGAGTGAGCCATTATGTCAGAGTCTTATTTTAATCTGGTTCCTTGTAGGTTCTACCTCCCCAGGAGAGCATGTTCCTATTTATACCCTGCTATGGTTCTCTTGTTCTTTGGCGGGTCCTGGCCAAAACCAGTTTTGTAGGGTGTTTGGAGACTGAGGAAGAATCAAGCTAGCAGTGCTGGCATTGTCCCTTAACAACTCTCCAGTGTTTGCTGATAAGTAGCTCTCGAGCCattcttctccttcctgcctGTATTTCAGACATACCCCTATTGAGCTAATATAGCAGTATATTCATAGAGTAAATACCCAGTAACCAGGCCAACATACAATATCAATAAGTTATCACAGCGCAGTTCCAAACCACCACACTCTTGTATATCACTTTTTATCCAGAAATTTTTAATGTTTCCATGGATcatataacaaaacaaaagctaGAAGACGTAAAACTGCATTATACAGCTACCTCTGTTTCTGTATGTATTGTTTACCTTTGACAACAAATTTAAGGACAAAGCCCAGCAGAAAGGttggaaataaaattaaacaaaaactgaTCTTTCAAAATAATGAAAACCAGTTCTGTAtttgtcttatttaaaaaaaaaaaaaaaaaaatgaaaaaattgtttcaggatAGTTTTAAAGTCAATATCCAAAAAAGCTAGTTGTACGCAACTGCAGCAATAATTTATACTAAAATAGGGTTAATTGAGAGAAAGTTTACATTGCCTTTGCCACCTTTTTGAGGATGCAAAAGGTAAATATTTTCAGACCTTAATCTTGCAAATTGACTTCAAAAGGACTGTTCACATACTTAACATAagttaagtgttttcaggattggggacTAAATTTCTGAAATTAACCTTACCTATCAGAACCATTCCAGCAGCACTCAAACTTGTCAAAGATGCAGTCATTTTCATAGAGAGAACAAAGCTTGCTTCGAAGATATTCATGAACCTTAAAACATTTAAGGAAGTATTAGACagatctaaaaaaagaaaaagatgcttttttttttttaaattaaaaaatatgaacACTTTACCTGATATGTCTCTACAGGCCTGTTTTCCATATTGAGATCCCACACTTTAACTGAAAGGTAGTCTCTTGTCATCATGTATCGACCACTGTGACTGAATTTTACATCAGATATTGAGGAAATAATTTCTGAAAAGAATGATCTGCTGCTGGGATCTTCAGGCTCTTCAAAAACTGTAAATTAAGATGTAAAGTAAAACTGAATCCAATACACAAAATGTTACAAATGGCAATACTATTcagtatttacatattttaaaatcatggaCCTGAATACTAaatcatccatttaaaaaaagaaaagaaaaagagattaTAGCCCtgcttagcttttttttttttttttttttttttttaaaaaggtgatctTTCTTTAAAAAGGCACTAAGTTCTCGTAGCTAGAACCACTAGCTGCTAAGCTCCAATGGGTTCTCCCATTAGGACATATCAAGAAGCTGCAATTCCTGGAGTTTTGGAATGAACATTAAGAGgcagaaactaaaaaaaaaccagTATATGAAGTTAAATTCAAAAGTCACTGTGTTCCCTCTAGGACTACTGATTATTCTATAACTACCATAATGTAAAactaaaaaatttttaaatgtgaaacagtAAGAGAAGTCAGTATCTCCAGTGTACATTTCTTTTACAGATCCCACATCTTTTAGTGGTGCTGTAGGGTACATGGTTTATTTATAAGTGAATATAAATTGCACCACACACAAAATCTACTGAAAGAGCAAGTTTGTATTTacactgaaattcaatgaggatCTTTGTCTGCTTTCTTGAACCGTGCTTCTTGGTTAGGTTGAAAGTCATTTACTCTTAATTCTTCAAATCAATGACAATATGAACCATTCAACACCAAGGGAATAATACCAAAGTTCTTTCTTACAAACCTTTTATGAAAACATCACAGACTACGGTACGTTTTACAGAGTAAAGGAAACTAACAAAAATATGACAAGTTAGATTGGCCATTGACATTTCCAATTATATAAGCTAAGTTGACTAAAAAGGAAATGTGCCATACCATACTTGCCACaatgtttaaatatttctcttcccCAATCAAAAAACCCTCATCTTTGCTTCAGAATATGAGCTTACCTAGAAATATCAATGCAATTTAGGTAAACCCCAAGAAGTAGTGATATATAAAACCattactactgtaatacaacCAAGAAACAACAGGCTGTGCGCAAAGATGGGCCCTATTCCTTATGGTGGAAATATAAAAGCTTTCCTCACCTATATGAGGCTGTGTGGCTCAGTGCTTCAAAAACACTGGCCTTTCACCTCTGGGAACTGGCTTCAAATCCAGCACAGATCATTATGAATAAAATTCATTCCGATAGGTGTAAATGGTCACAAATGAAATGGGTTCTGGCAGCCTCAGCCCAGTTCCTAATGCACAAAGGTAGATGTCAATAAACTGCCCTTAACTGGCACTTGTTAAGCAGATACCTTTGAGAAGCACCAAGACTGAGTCTGGACAGAAGACAGGTCTCACTGGTGCCAAAAGCACTTGAGTCACATCGTCAATTGTCTCATGCTACACTTCTGCTTGCTGATGGCCTAGAACAAGACAATTAAAATGTTCCATTCTACAAAACTATGACTCCTTACCTTTGTAAGTTCTTTACCAATAAGCAGAATTTgacattttaatgtttgtttatataggtAGAACACCTACACGGTCTCTTGTTGTATATGACAAAAAAGTCTATAAAGCAAGAAGATATAGTCTAAATTACTTACACTTTGAATGTCTATCACAGAGGGCTGAAGAACGCATATCACAGAGTCGTATAGTTCCTTTGCTACTACTGTAGACAAACACATTACAATGATGTGGGTGAAACTCTGCAGCAGTAATCACTTCTGTTAGTTCCTCCATGTTAGCGGGCTTAATATCTACAATGTCTGAAAGTTGGTTGGTAAAGGCAACAAATAGCATTtcccatttttattatttctaaaatACAATTTCCAAAAAATGGTTAATTATGGTTGTGGTATATTTTTAGAAGCATAAGATAAGTTCCTCCCTTCTGCTTTGCGGGCATTTACTCATTGTAAAAGGACAGGAGTAGCATAAAAATAATCCTGGGCTGGTCCTAGAATCTGTACCctaaaaactaaaaatatttgtgTGGCTTTCATTCCTCTTATGCCCTGAAACAACTTAATGGCTATTTTATATTTCTCTCACCTTTACTTTTATTGAAGACACCTACGTTACTTGCCAAAATATCTCTTGGACCATTTTGGCCTGAAATAGGCAGCCGTAAGCCATAGCAAAAGGGTCACTTTCAGTATTGTCTGTAAGGCCTATCCATACTTGCTATGCAAAATTCTAAGTCTTTATTTCAAGATTAACATCAGACTACATAGCTGACACTTTGAATACAACAGGAGATAGAACTCTCTAGCgaaatggaatttttattttacatatattaATCAATAAGATCATTTAATGGAAGACTGACCCCCACATTTAAGATATATGGTCCCAGAATTTCACCTCGTCTTCACTTTCTGCTCTGCAAAATTAAACTACCTAAACTCTACATATCTTCCTACTTGcagcttttcatttcaaaaacatgTTTCACTGTGAATTAGTGCATTTGAACTAGTGTTTAATTATATGACTAGAGTTAAATGGAAGTATTTAGGGAACTTGTGTTTAGTAAAACTGCAAATATAACAGTGAAAGTGTTTCTATTAATAGTCAAAACAGAAATTTATATATAATCATAGAATTCATACAGGAAAAGGATACTAAAACTTCTATCTGTGATTTCTAAATGCCATAGGTTAA encodes:
- the PPP2R2D gene encoding serine/threonine-protein phosphatase 2A 55 kDa regulatory subunit B delta isoform isoform X2, yielding MLLISCCLQMVPILKPMDLMVEASPRRIFANAHTYHINSISVNSDHETYLSADDLRINLWHLEITDRSFNIVDIKPANMEELTEVITAAEFHPHHCNVFVYSSSKGTIRLCDMRSSALCDRHSKFFEEPEDPSSRSFFSEIISSISDVKFSHSGRYMMTRDYLSVKVWDLNMENRPVETYQVHEYLRSKLCSLYENDCIFDKFECCWNGSDSAIMTGSYNNFFRMFDRNTRRDITLEASRESSKPRAILKPRKVCTGGKRKKDEISVDSLDFNKKILHTAWHPTENIIAVAATNNLYIFQDKIN
- the PPP2R2D gene encoding serine/threonine-protein phosphatase 2A 55 kDa regulatory subunit B delta isoform isoform X1, with the protein product MAGVAGGGGGGGGNDFQWCFSQVKGAIDEDVAEADIISTVEFNYSGDLLATGDKGGRVVIFQREQENKSRPHSRGEYNVYSTFQSHEPEFDYLKSLEIEEKINKIRWLPQQNAAHFLLSTNDKTIKLWKISERDKRAEGYNLKDEDGRLRDPFRITALRVPILKPMDLMVEASPRRIFANAHTYHINSISVNSDHETYLSADDLRINLWHLEITDRSFNIVDIKPANMEELTEVITAAEFHPHHCNVFVYSSSKGTIRLCDMRSSALCDRHSKFFEEPEDPSSRSFFSEIISSISDVKFSHSGRYMMTRDYLSVKVWDLNMENRPVETYQVHEYLRSKLCSLYENDCIFDKFECCWNGSDSAIMTGSYNNFFRMFDRNTRRDITLEASRESSKPRAILKPRKVCTGGKRKKDEISVDSLDFNKKILHTAWHPTENIIAVAATNNLYIFQDKIN
- the PPP2R2D gene encoding serine/threonine-protein phosphatase 2A 55 kDa regulatory subunit B delta isoform isoform X3, which gives rise to MDLMVEASPRRIFANAHTYHINSISVNSDHETYLSADDLRINLWHLEITDRSFNIVDIKPANMEELTEVITAAEFHPHHCNVFVYSSSKGTIRLCDMRSSALCDRHSKFFEEPEDPSSRSFFSEIISSISDVKFSHSGRYMMTRDYLSVKVWDLNMENRPVETYQVHEYLRSKLCSLYENDCIFDKFECCWNGSDSAIMTGSYNNFFRMFDRNTRRDITLEASRESSKPRAILKPRKVCTGGKRKKDEISVDSLDFNKKILHTAWHPTENIIAVAATNNLYIFQDKIN